From Marivirga harenae, one genomic window encodes:
- a CDS encoding DUF3341 domain-containing protein, whose protein sequence is MESGKNFIVGIFDDESVLLSAVKKVRGSDVKIHECYTPYPVHGLDDELGYKRSRISIAAFMFGITGTCLAFLMMIYMMGIDWPMIIGGKDHIAIPSFVPVGFEVTVLLAALGMVATFFIISNLKPYGKPRIYDIRSTDDMHVMAIDLAKNSKSTDELNAILKDSGAVEINEKKF, encoded by the coding sequence ATGGAAAGCGGTAAAAACTTTATCGTAGGGATTTTTGATGACGAATCAGTGCTTTTAAGCGCAGTTAAAAAAGTCCGTGGAAGCGATGTAAAAATTCATGAATGTTATACTCCGTATCCAGTTCATGGTTTGGATGATGAATTGGGCTATAAGCGCTCCAGAATTTCCATTGCAGCATTTATGTTTGGTATCACTGGAACTTGCTTAGCATTTTTGATGATGATATACATGATGGGAATCGATTGGCCAATGATAATTGGTGGTAAAGATCATATTGCAATCCCATCATTTGTACCAGTTGGTTTTGAGGTAACAGTTCTTCTTGCGGCTTTAGGGATGGTTGCTACCTTCTTTATAATCAGTAATTTGAAGCCTTATGGAAAACCGAGAATATACGATATCAGAAGTACTGATGATATGCATGTAATGGCTATTGATCTGGCTAAAAATAGCAAATCAACGGATGAGCTTAATGCTATCTTGAAAGACTCAGGTGCTGTAGAAATAAATGAAAAGAAATTTTAA
- a CDS encoding c-type cytochrome, protein MMNKNRIFQILFFGLVTVLVVACKPGEDNPGTEYAPNMYHAVSYEPLTQITEKDAGAWVGSDEDEYGEYFNSNPNNPFGMTMRQPANNTVPRDENGMLPYRLPKDSVELAARIMKNPLPDNDVILEEGKVLYTKYCTHCHGENGGGSMDETALVGKVYQGVPSYSAGATSQLSEGHIFHVITHGIRRMGAHGSQVLQEDRWKIVRYVQTLQKQD, encoded by the coding sequence ATGATGAATAAAAATAGAATATTTCAAATCTTATTTTTCGGCTTAGTTACAGTTTTAGTTGTGGCATGTAAGCCGGGAGAGGATAATCCGGGTACAGAATACGCACCTAATATGTATCATGCTGTTTCTTATGAACCATTAACGCAGATTACTGAAAAGGATGCTGGAGCATGGGTTGGTTCTGATGAAGACGAGTATGGAGAATATTTCAACTCAAACCCTAACAATCCATTTGGCATGACAATGAGGCAACCTGCTAACAATACGGTGCCTAGAGATGAAAATGGAATGCTTCCCTATCGATTACCAAAGGATAGTGTTGAATTGGCAGCTAGAATAATGAAAAACCCATTACCTGATAATGATGTGATTCTGGAAGAAGGTAAGGTTTTATACACCAAATACTGTACTCATTGTCACGGAGAAAATGGTGGTGGTTCTATGGATGAAACAGCATTAGTAGGAAAGGTATATCAAGGGGTACCATCATACAGTGCCGGAGCAACTTCACAATTGTCGGAAGGACATATTTTTCATGTAATTACACATGGAATTAGAAGAATGGGAGCTCATGGTTCTCAAGTGCTACAAGAAGATAGATGGAAAATTGTACGTTATGTACAAACTTTACAAAAACAAGATTAA